One Amycolatopsis thermophila DNA segment encodes these proteins:
- a CDS encoding acyl-CoA synthetase, which translates to MRMPPHLSELPGKLAETARGLEVMWRAGLVPFPRLDEGLRSVLATRRVGPFAAAAQTSARRDPDAIGIVDELGPLTFRELDLRSNALARAWRDRGVEPGTVIAALCRDHRGLVTVMIAAGKVGARLLLMNTGFAKPQLTDVAAREKVQALVYDEEFTGLLSGIPDTVDRYLAWVDHPDPDHGIPVLDELIASTDDRPLPAPPRRGGFVLLTSGTTGTPKGAPRERTSVLATVQFLDRIPLRAGEATFLGAPIFHGTGISQFILSFALGCKVVLRRRFDPEATLKGVAEHRCTALVLVPTMLQRIVDLGPEVLAKYDTSSLRIIFVAGSALSPDLGNRATKAFGDVIYNLYGSTEVAVATVATPEDWRKAPGTVGRPPVTCRVHLYDEQGNRITEPHVTGRVFVGSGLSFEGYTDGRHKEVIDGLLSTGDVGHFDEDGLLFIDGRDDEMIVSGGENVFPVEVENLLVEHPDVLEAAVIGVPDDDFGQRLKAIVVTTKDSKLDADAVRQYVKGNLARYKVPRDVEFVPELPRNATGKVLRNKLS; encoded by the coding sequence ATGCGTATGCCGCCCCACCTGTCCGAGCTTCCCGGCAAGCTGGCGGAGACCGCCCGCGGCCTGGAGGTCATGTGGCGCGCCGGGCTGGTCCCGTTCCCGCGCCTCGACGAGGGGCTGCGCAGTGTGCTGGCCACGCGCAGGGTCGGCCCGTTCGCCGCCGCGGCGCAGACCTCCGCGCGGCGTGATCCGGACGCGATCGGCATCGTCGACGAGCTCGGGCCGCTCACGTTCCGGGAGCTGGACCTCCGTTCGAACGCCCTCGCGCGCGCCTGGCGCGACCGCGGCGTCGAACCGGGAACCGTGATCGCTGCCCTGTGCCGCGACCACCGGGGTCTCGTGACGGTCATGATCGCCGCGGGCAAGGTCGGCGCGCGCCTGCTCCTGATGAACACCGGATTCGCGAAACCGCAGCTCACCGACGTCGCCGCGCGCGAGAAGGTCCAGGCGCTCGTCTACGACGAGGAGTTCACCGGCCTGCTCTCCGGCATCCCGGACACCGTCGATCGCTACCTGGCCTGGGTGGACCACCCCGACCCCGACCACGGGATCCCCGTCCTCGACGAGCTCATCGCCAGCACCGACGACCGCCCCCTGCCGGCCCCACCGCGGCGCGGCGGGTTCGTCCTGCTCACCAGCGGCACCACCGGCACCCCGAAGGGCGCCCCGCGCGAGCGGACCTCCGTGCTGGCCACCGTCCAGTTCCTCGACCGCATCCCGTTGCGCGCGGGTGAAGCCACATTCCTCGGCGCGCCGATCTTCCACGGCACCGGCATCTCGCAGTTCATCCTGTCGTTCGCGCTCGGCTGCAAGGTCGTGCTGCGGCGCCGGTTCGACCCCGAGGCCACGCTGAAGGGTGTCGCCGAGCACCGGTGCACCGCGCTGGTCCTCGTGCCGACCATGCTGCAGCGCATCGTCGACCTCGGGCCCGAGGTGCTGGCCAAGTACGACACGTCGTCGCTGCGGATCATCTTCGTCGCGGGCTCGGCCCTGTCACCCGACCTGGGCAACCGGGCCACCAAGGCGTTCGGCGACGTCATCTACAACCTCTACGGCTCCACCGAGGTCGCCGTGGCCACCGTCGCCACCCCGGAGGACTGGCGCAAGGCCCCCGGCACCGTGGGCCGCCCGCCGGTGACCTGCAGGGTCCACCTGTACGACGAGCAGGGCAACCGCATCACCGAGCCGCACGTGACCGGGCGCGTGTTCGTCGGCAGCGGCCTGTCCTTCGAGGGCTACACCGACGGCAGGCACAAGGAGGTCATCGACGGCCTGCTCTCCACCGGCGACGTCGGTCACTTCGACGAGGACGGTCTGCTGTTCATCGACGGCCGCGACGACGAGATGATCGTCTCCGGCGGTGAGAACGTCTTCCCGGTCGAGGTGGAGAACCTGCTGGTCGAACACCCGGACGTGCTGGAGGCCGCGGTCATCGGCGTGCCGGACGACGACTTCGGCCAGCGCCTCAAGGCCATCGTCGTGACCACGAAGGACTCCAAGCTCGACGCCGACGCGGTCCGCCAGTACGTCAAGGGCAACCTCGCGCGCTACAAGGTCCCGCGCGACGTCGAGTTCGTCCCGGAGCTTCCCCGCAACGCGACCGGGAAGGTGCTGCGCAACAAGCTGAGCTGA
- a CDS encoding histidine phosphatase family protein — protein MGAIYLIRHGQASFGAADYDKLSGTGVEQGSVVGAELLRRKIRFTEGRTGSMARQRATADLVLDWLGADAVAKEDPRWNEYDHVDIVARHGGGVPQQAGDPRGYQEVLDASLAAWVRAGETGPCAETWPAFAERVRSALADLVAVLRKGESAVVFTSGGVIGTLAGHLLGNPEMGLLQLNRVTVNGGITKLVSGRGGVTLVSFNEHAHFEGRAARLLTYR, from the coding sequence ATGGGTGCCATCTACCTGATCCGGCACGGCCAGGCCTCCTTCGGGGCGGCCGACTACGACAAGCTGTCCGGCACCGGGGTCGAACAGGGTTCGGTGGTAGGGGCGGAGTTGCTGCGCCGCAAGATCCGGTTCACCGAGGGACGGACCGGGTCGATGGCCCGTCAGCGCGCCACCGCCGACCTCGTCCTGGACTGGCTCGGCGCGGACGCCGTGGCCAAGGAGGACCCGCGCTGGAACGAGTACGACCACGTCGACATCGTCGCCCGGCACGGCGGCGGGGTGCCGCAGCAGGCGGGCGATCCGCGGGGCTACCAGGAGGTGCTCGACGCGTCGCTGGCCGCGTGGGTCCGCGCCGGTGAGACCGGTCCGTGCGCGGAGACGTGGCCGGCGTTCGCCGAGCGGGTGCGCAGTGCGCTGGCCGACCTGGTCGCCGTGCTGCGCAAGGGCGAGAGCGCGGTGGTGTTCACCTCCGGCGGGGTCATCGGCACGCTCGCCGGGCACCTGCTCGGCAACCCGGAGATGGGGTTGCTGCAGCTCAACCGGGTGACGGTGAACGGCGGGATCACCAAGCTGGTGTCCGGGCGCGGCGGGGTCACGCTGGTGTCGTTCAACGAGCACGCGCACTTCGAAGGCCGCGCGGCCCGGCTGCTCACCTACCGCTGA
- a CDS encoding DUF3558 family protein, producing the protein MLQISTRGGFVVTSSAILAAVVVGCTSTVQGTPSPATSGTPTSASAVDPFVGLVACQVLDQLNAGQGFNPGDNISHRNECTATKPGIGSNGLALDPVQGLAEFRETDPGATETTVNGRKALEVQNALGCTVAFEVKEHARVLAQMAMSQPENNSQACPLARNLADRVEALLPRIR; encoded by the coding sequence GTGTTGCAAATCAGTACGCGAGGCGGCTTTGTGGTAACTTCGTCCGCAATTCTCGCCGCGGTAGTGGTCGGATGCACGTCCACGGTGCAAGGCACACCTTCACCCGCGACAAGCGGGACACCGACGTCGGCGAGCGCCGTTGATCCGTTTGTCGGTTTGGTCGCGTGTCAGGTGCTCGACCAACTCAATGCCGGACAAGGTTTCAACCCCGGTGACAATATCAGCCATCGCAACGAGTGCACGGCAACGAAACCTGGTATCGGTAGTAATGGACTGGCACTCGATCCTGTGCAAGGGCTGGCCGAATTCCGCGAAACCGATCCGGGTGCGACTGAAACGACCGTCAACGGCCGGAAGGCGTTGGAGGTGCAGAACGCCCTCGGATGCACCGTCGCATTCGAGGTGAAAGAGCACGCCCGTGTCCTCGCTCAGATGGCAATGTCCCAGCCCGAGAACAATTCGCAGGCATGTCCGCTGGCGCGAAACCTGGCGGACCGGGTGGAGGCGTTGCTACCGAGGATACGGTGA
- a CDS encoding phosphotransferase family protein, with protein MPAPHLEWLDELGLGGLPRRQLSGGYRNAAWSLGDRFVLKVGGRPAVEAALARLLPGIAPEVIAVTNGASVSTFVPGVSAEVLLSRLGPADARELGVAAGRTLARIGEIHFTGPGWFLDHELRLGGMPGDLAVFVAACLARLHPGWRLTEAEVRGLLVRARERAPLVPDGEARLVHSDFNPKNLLAARTGDGWRVTVLDWEFAHSGSPLTDLGNVLRFGDTPFTDGVVEGFGPRPEGWREAARALDLFALADFLTRPPQEPLASRLLGVIRTAAATPGPARRSSGDRSGRG; from the coding sequence ATGCCCGCACCGCACCTGGAGTGGCTCGACGAGCTGGGCCTGGGCGGTCTGCCCCGGCGGCAGCTGTCCGGCGGATACCGGAACGCGGCCTGGTCGCTGGGCGACCGGTTCGTGCTCAAGGTGGGCGGACGGCCCGCGGTGGAGGCCGCGCTCGCCCGGTTGCTGCCCGGCATCGCGCCCGAGGTGATCGCTGTCACGAACGGCGCGTCCGTGTCCACGTTCGTGCCCGGTGTGAGCGCCGAGGTGCTGCTGTCCCGCCTGGGTCCCGCCGACGCCCGCGAGCTGGGTGTCGCGGCGGGGCGCACCCTCGCCCGGATCGGCGAGATCCACTTCACGGGACCGGGCTGGTTCCTCGACCACGAGCTGCGGCTGGGCGGGATGCCGGGCGATCTCGCCGTGTTCGTGGCGGCTTGCCTGGCGCGGCTGCATCCGGGCTGGCGGCTCACCGAGGCGGAAGTGCGCGGGCTCCTCGTGCGGGCTCGCGAACGGGCGCCGCTGGTGCCGGACGGTGAGGCGCGCCTGGTGCACTCCGACTTCAACCCGAAGAACCTGCTCGCCGCCCGCACCGGCGACGGCTGGCGGGTCACCGTGCTGGACTGGGAGTTCGCGCACAGCGGCAGCCCGCTCACCGATCTCGGCAACGTCCTGCGGTTCGGGGACACCCCGTTCACCGACGGCGTTGTGGAGGGCTTCGGCCCGCGGCCGGAGGGCTGGCGGGAAGCGGCCCGCGCGCTGGACCTGTTCGCGCTCGCGGACTTCCTCACGCGTCCGCCTCAGGAGCCGCTCGCCTCGCGGCTGCTGGGTGTGATCAGGACCGCTGCAGCGACTCCGGGCCCAGCTCGCCGATCGAGCGGTGACCGGTCAGGGCGAGGCTGA
- a CDS encoding bifunctional 3'-5' exonuclease/DNA polymerase — protein sequence MQVIVAREDEGVFVVLDSSGRRALPEAGFVEYLTRVERADAPRWVFPSVDRLYPVLLRAGLRISRCHDLSLTEGLLLAAEGRAGQPKALPAAWARLHGLEPPPDEPSAADAQPALFETRGSGLPAGVGVAEAAREVLADQDRRMKRVEHPERFRLLAAAESASALVAAEMRADGLPWRADVHDALLTELLGPRVPAGQRPKKLVELAARISEAFGGKAVNPDSPQTIVRAFGREGISIPSARAHVLRKVDHPAVPLLIEYRELARLHSANGWAWLDEWVAEGRFRPAWVVGGVVSGRWASSGGGALQIPKTLRVCVRADPGWKLVVADAAQLEPRVLAALSGDRRLAEASASTDLYARLSEAMFAGTMSAEEGRPRAKIAMLSAMYGGTAGEAASLLALLRQRFPDAVSYVEHAAQAGERGERVRSRLGRVSPAPSEAWRALTGGANDDSATESRARQAARNWGRFTRNFVVQASAADFTAVLLATLRRKLPEPAQLVFFQHDEVIVHTPGQLAAQVEAAIAESVAESTALTFGPACPVHFPMPAATVTTYADAK from the coding sequence GTGCAGGTGATCGTCGCCCGGGAGGATGAGGGTGTCTTCGTGGTGCTCGATTCCTCCGGGCGGCGTGCGCTGCCGGAGGCGGGCTTCGTCGAGTACCTGACCAGGGTCGAACGGGCGGACGCGCCGCGGTGGGTGTTCCCGTCCGTCGACCGGCTGTACCCGGTGCTGCTGCGTGCCGGGCTGCGCATCAGCCGGTGCCACGACCTGTCGCTGACCGAGGGGCTGTTGCTCGCGGCCGAGGGGAGGGCCGGTCAGCCGAAGGCGCTGCCCGCGGCCTGGGCGCGCCTCCACGGTCTGGAACCGCCGCCGGACGAGCCGTCGGCGGCCGATGCCCAGCCGGCGCTGTTCGAGACGCGCGGGTCCGGCCTGCCGGCCGGGGTGGGCGTCGCCGAGGCGGCGCGGGAGGTCCTCGCGGACCAGGACCGGCGGATGAAGCGCGTCGAGCACCCGGAGCGGTTCCGGTTGCTGGCCGCCGCCGAGTCGGCGAGCGCGCTCGTCGCGGCCGAGATGCGGGCCGACGGGTTGCCGTGGCGGGCGGACGTGCACGACGCGTTGCTGACGGAGCTGCTCGGGCCGCGGGTGCCGGCCGGTCAGCGGCCGAAGAAGCTCGTGGAGCTGGCGGCGCGGATCAGCGAGGCGTTCGGGGGCAAGGCGGTGAACCCGGACAGCCCGCAGACGATCGTGCGCGCGTTCGGGCGGGAGGGGATTTCGATCCCGTCGGCGCGGGCGCACGTGCTGCGGAAGGTCGATCACCCGGCGGTTCCGCTGCTCATCGAGTACCGGGAACTGGCGCGCCTGCACTCGGCGAACGGGTGGGCGTGGCTGGACGAGTGGGTCGCCGAGGGGCGGTTCCGGCCGGCGTGGGTGGTGGGCGGTGTGGTGTCCGGGCGGTGGGCGAGTTCGGGCGGCGGGGCGTTGCAGATCCCGAAGACGTTGCGGGTGTGCGTGCGGGCCGATCCGGGGTGGAAGCTGGTCGTGGCCGACGCCGCCCAGTTGGAGCCGCGGGTGCTGGCGGCGTTGTCCGGGGACCGCCGGCTGGCGGAGGCTTCGGCGTCGACGGACCTGTACGCGCGGCTGTCGGAGGCGATGTTCGCGGGGACGATGAGCGCCGAGGAGGGCCGGCCGCGGGCGAAGATCGCGATGTTGTCCGCGATGTACGGCGGCACGGCGGGGGAGGCCGCGTCCCTGCTCGCCCTGCTGCGCCAACGCTTTCCGGACGCCGTGTCCTATGTGGAGCATGCGGCGCAGGCGGGCGAACGCGGTGAGCGGGTGCGCTCCCGGCTCGGCCGGGTGTCGCCCGCGCCGTCGGAAGCGTGGCGAGCCCTGACCGGCGGCGCGAACGACGACTCGGCGACGGAGAGCCGAGCCCGCCAGGCGGCCCGCAACTGGGGCCGGTTCACGCGGAACTTCGTCGTCCAGGCCAGCGCGGCCGACTTCACGGCCGTGCTGCTCGCCACCCTGCGCCGGAAGCTGCCCGAGCCCGCGCAGCTGGTCTTCTTCCAGCACGACGAGGTGATCGTGCACACGCCCGGGCAGCTGGCCGCGCAGGTGGAGGCCGCCATCGCGGAGTCGGTGGCGGAGTCCACGGCGCTCACCTTCGGCCCAGCGTGCCCCGTCCACTTCCCCATGCCCGCGGCGACAGTGACCACGTACGCCGACGCCAAGTGA
- the hrpA gene encoding ATP-dependent RNA helicase HrpA, with protein MSTRSPLEDLRARLPGLMLRDEHRLRRRLDGARKARDRDRVAREIAADIEAAEARVQRRRAPEIRYPDELPVSRRRDDIAAAIRDHQVVIVAGETGSGKTTQLPKICLELGLGVRGQIGHTQPRRLAARTVAERIAEELKTELGSTVGYKVRFTDSSGDDTMVKLMTDGILLAEIQGDRMLRRYDTLIIDEAHERSLNIDFILGYLKQLLPRRPDLKVIITSATIDPERFSKHFDDAPIVEVSGRTYPVEVRYRPIVDPDDPESEDRDQVTAIADAVEELCAEGPGDILVFLSGEREIRDTADALNKLDLPGTEVLPLYARLSAADQHRVFSRHAGRRIVLATNVAETSLTVPGIKYVIDPGTARISRYSHRTKVQRLPIEPVSQASANQRKGRCGRTSDGICIRLYSEEDFLSRPEFTDPEILRTNLASVILQMTSLGLGDLSAFPFVDPPDRRQVTAGVQLLQELGALAESTKERRLTEIGRQLAQLPVDPRLGRMVLEGARTGCVREVMIIAAALSIQDPRERPADKQEAAAQQHARFADKSSDFLAYLNLWEYLRELQKTLSNNQFRKRCKAEFLNYLRVREWQDIYSQLRQLAKPLGVTLNSEPADPQRVHTALIAGLLSHIGLKDPEKGDYLGARGTRFSIFPGSSLFRKQPRWVMSAELVETSRLWGRVNARIEPEWIEPLAGHVVKRTYSEPHWERKRGAVMASERVTLYGVPLVAGRKVNYGRIDPALSRELFIRRALVDGDWDTNHRFFTENRALLDEVEDLENRARRRDLLVDDETLFEFYDQRVGDEVVSARHFDSWWKKVRGEQPDLLNFEKAMLLNEAAGQVSEQDYPDSWTQGSLRFPLTYQFEPGADADGVTVHIPVAVLNQVTPDGFDWQVPGLREELVTALIKSLPKQLRRNFVPAPDTAGQVLSRVGPADGPLLDVLARELEALRGVAVPFDAWQLDAVPDHLRMTFRVVNDRGRKIAEGKDLAVLKDELSGEVRATISAAADSIEREGLTTPAFGELPRVFAGKRRGHQVKAYPALVDEGETVAVRMLDTPVQQRQRMWQGTRKLLRLNLPSPMKFINRSLTNQAKLALSRNPHGSVAALLEDCVDCAVDKLMAAAGGPAWDETGFAALLDKVRGELNPTVLDVLSEVEKILTVANEVEAALEGARGPAESLADMRQQLSRLVYPGFVSGTGFDRLPHVARYLRGIGRRLEKLPSMGAKDVELLRDVEWVTGEYEAAVAALPPGVEPGPELLDVRWMIEELRVSFFAQTLGTAHPVSLKRVIRALDKAAA; from the coding sequence ATGTCTACGCGATCCCCCCTCGAGGACCTCCGGGCCCGGCTGCCCGGCTTGATGCTGCGCGACGAGCACCGGCTCCGCCGCCGGCTCGACGGTGCCCGCAAGGCCCGCGACCGGGACCGCGTCGCGCGGGAGATCGCCGCCGACATCGAGGCCGCCGAGGCCCGCGTCCAGCGCCGCCGGGCGCCGGAGATCCGCTACCCCGACGAGCTGCCGGTCAGCCGGCGCCGGGACGACATCGCCGCCGCGATCCGCGACCACCAGGTCGTGATCGTCGCCGGCGAGACCGGCTCGGGCAAGACCACCCAGCTGCCGAAGATCTGCCTCGAGCTGGGCCTGGGCGTGCGCGGCCAGATCGGGCACACCCAGCCGCGGCGGCTGGCGGCGCGCACGGTCGCCGAGCGCATCGCCGAGGAGCTGAAGACCGAGCTGGGCAGCACGGTCGGCTACAAGGTGCGGTTCACCGACTCCTCCGGCGACGACACGATGGTCAAGCTGATGACCGACGGCATCCTGCTCGCCGAGATCCAGGGCGACCGGATGCTGCGCCGTTACGACACGCTCATCATCGACGAGGCCCACGAGCGCAGCCTCAACATCGACTTCATCCTCGGCTACCTCAAGCAGCTGCTGCCCAGGCGGCCCGACCTGAAGGTGATCATCACCTCGGCGACCATCGACCCGGAGCGGTTCTCGAAGCACTTCGACGACGCGCCGATCGTCGAGGTGTCCGGCCGCACCTACCCGGTCGAGGTCCGCTACCGCCCGATCGTCGACCCGGACGACCCCGAGTCGGAGGACCGCGACCAGGTCACCGCCATCGCCGACGCCGTCGAGGAGCTGTGCGCCGAGGGCCCGGGCGACATCCTCGTGTTCCTCTCCGGCGAGCGGGAGATCCGCGACACCGCCGACGCGCTGAACAAGCTGGACCTCCCGGGCACCGAGGTGCTGCCGCTCTACGCGCGGCTGTCCGCGGCCGACCAGCACCGCGTGTTCAGCCGCCACGCCGGGCGCCGGATCGTGCTCGCCACCAACGTCGCCGAGACGTCGCTGACCGTGCCGGGCATCAAGTACGTCATCGACCCCGGCACGGCGCGCATCTCCCGCTACAGCCACCGCACCAAGGTGCAGCGGCTGCCGATCGAGCCGGTGTCGCAGGCCTCGGCCAACCAGCGCAAGGGCCGCTGCGGCCGCACCTCCGACGGCATCTGCATCCGGCTCTACAGCGAAGAGGACTTCCTGTCCCGGCCGGAGTTCACCGACCCGGAGATCCTGCGCACCAACCTCGCGTCGGTCATCCTGCAGATGACCTCGCTGGGGCTCGGCGACCTGTCCGCGTTCCCGTTCGTCGACCCGCCGGACCGCCGCCAGGTCACCGCCGGCGTCCAGCTGCTGCAGGAGCTCGGCGCGCTGGCGGAGTCCACGAAGGAGCGGCGGCTCACCGAGATCGGCCGTCAGCTCGCGCAGCTGCCCGTCGACCCGCGTCTGGGCCGGATGGTGCTGGAAGGCGCGCGCACCGGGTGCGTGCGCGAGGTGATGATCATCGCCGCCGCACTGTCCATCCAGGACCCGCGCGAGCGCCCGGCGGACAAGCAGGAGGCCGCGGCCCAGCAGCACGCCCGCTTCGCCGACAAGTCGTCGGACTTCCTGGCCTACCTGAACCTGTGGGAGTACCTGCGGGAACTGCAGAAGACGCTGTCGAACAACCAGTTCCGCAAGCGCTGCAAGGCCGAGTTCCTCAACTACCTGCGGGTGCGGGAGTGGCAGGACATCTACAGCCAGCTGCGCCAGCTCGCCAAACCGCTGGGCGTGACGCTCAACTCCGAGCCGGCCGACCCGCAGCGCGTGCACACCGCGCTGATCGCCGGGCTGCTGTCGCACATCGGGCTCAAGGACCCGGAGAAGGGCGACTACCTGGGCGCCCGCGGCACCCGGTTCTCGATCTTCCCCGGGTCGTCGCTGTTCCGGAAGCAGCCGCGCTGGGTCATGTCCGCCGAGCTGGTGGAGACCTCGCGGCTGTGGGGCCGGGTCAACGCGCGCATCGAGCCGGAGTGGATCGAGCCGCTCGCCGGGCACGTCGTCAAACGCACCTACTCGGAACCGCACTGGGAGCGCAAGCGCGGCGCGGTGATGGCGTCCGAGCGGGTGACGCTCTACGGGGTGCCGCTGGTGGCCGGGCGCAAGGTCAACTACGGGCGCATCGACCCCGCGCTGTCGCGGGAGCTGTTCATCCGCCGCGCGCTCGTGGACGGCGACTGGGACACCAACCACCGGTTCTTCACGGAGAACCGGGCCCTGCTCGACGAGGTCGAGGACCTGGAGAACCGGGCGCGCCGCCGCGACCTGCTGGTCGACGACGAGACGCTGTTCGAGTTCTACGACCAGCGCGTCGGCGACGAGGTCGTCTCCGCGCGGCACTTCGACAGCTGGTGGAAGAAGGTCCGCGGTGAGCAGCCGGACCTGCTCAACTTCGAAAAGGCCATGCTGCTCAACGAGGCCGCCGGGCAGGTGTCCGAACAGGACTACCCGGACAGCTGGACGCAGGGCTCGCTGCGGTTCCCGTTGACCTACCAGTTCGAGCCGGGCGCCGACGCCGACGGCGTCACCGTGCACATCCCGGTCGCGGTGCTCAACCAGGTGACGCCGGACGGGTTCGACTGGCAGGTGCCCGGTCTGCGCGAGGAGCTGGTGACCGCGCTGATCAAGTCGCTGCCCAAGCAGCTGCGGCGCAACTTCGTGCCGGCGCCGGACACCGCTGGGCAGGTGCTGTCCCGGGTCGGCCCGGCCGACGGTCCGCTGCTCGACGTGCTGGCCCGCGAGCTGGAGGCGTTGCGCGGGGTGGCCGTGCCGTTCGACGCGTGGCAACTGGACGCGGTGCCCGACCACCTGCGGATGACGTTCCGGGTCGTCAACGACCGGGGCCGGAAGATCGCCGAGGGCAAGGACCTCGCGGTGCTGAAGGACGAGCTCAGCGGCGAGGTGCGGGCGACGATCTCCGCCGCCGCGGACAGCATCGAGCGCGAAGGCCTGACCACGCCCGCGTTCGGGGAGCTGCCGCGGGTGTTCGCCGGGAAGCGGCGCGGGCACCAGGTCAAGGCGTACCCCGCGCTGGTCGACGAGGGCGAGACGGTCGCCGTGCGGATGCTCGACACGCCGGTGCAGCAGCGGCAGCGGATGTGGCAGGGCACGCGCAAGCTGCTGCGGCTGAACCTGCCGTCGCCGATGAAGTTCATCAACCGCAGCCTGACCAACCAGGCGAAGCTCGCGCTCAGCCGCAACCCGCACGGCAGCGTGGCGGCGCTGCTGGAGGACTGCGTGGACTGCGCGGTCGACAAGCTGATGGCCGCCGCGGGCGGACCGGCCTGGGACGAGACCGGGTTCGCGGCGCTGCTGGACAAGGTGCGGGGCGAGCTGAACCCGACGGTGCTCGACGTGCTGTCCGAGGTCGAGAAGATCCTGACGGTGGCCAACGAGGTCGAGGCGGCGCTCGAGGGTGCCCGCGGTCCGGCGGAGTCGCTGGCCGACATGCGCCAGCAGCTGTCGCGCCTGGTGTACCCCGGTTTCGTGAGCGGCACGGGCTTCGACCGGTTGCCGCACGTGGCCCGCTACCTGCGGGGGATCGGCCGGCGGCTGGAGAAGCTGCCGTCGATGGGCGCCAAGGACGTCGAGTTGCTGCGCGACGTCGAGTGGGTGACGGGCGAGTACGAGGCGGCCGTCGCGGCGCTCCCGCCGGGTGTCGAGCCGGGGCCGGAGCTGCTGGACGTGCGCTGGATGATCGAGGAGCTGCGGGTGAGCTTCTTCGCCCAGACGCTCGGCACGGCGCACCCGGTGTCGTTGAAGCGGGTCATCCGGGCGCTGGACAAGGCCGCCGCGTAG
- a CDS encoding lactate 2-monooxygenase: MAERFGGYQNEIYLHGLGGTKPPFTTDPTRLAESAREVLTPEAYGYVAGGAGSGATMAANRAAFDRWKLVPRMLTDATARDTSATVLGAALPAPVLLAPVGVQSIVHPDAELATARAAAALGLPMILSTASSKTIEEVAEASGEGPRWFQLYWPADSDVTASMLTRAKEAGYTTLVVTLDTWTLAWRPRDLDAAYLPFLTGEGLATPLSDPAFRALLDKAPEDDMPSAILRWVSLFTGTDHSWDQLPFLREHWDGPIVLKGIQHVDDARRAVDAGVDGIVVSNHGGRQVDGAIASLEALPPIVGAVGDRVEVLFDSGVRTGADILKALALGAKGVLVGRPWVYGLGHAGEDGVRHVLRSLLADLDISLALTGHRSIGELGPESLQRS; the protein is encoded by the coding sequence GTGGCCGAGCGGTTCGGTGGCTACCAGAACGAGATCTACCTGCACGGACTCGGCGGGACGAAGCCGCCGTTCACGACCGACCCGACGCGGCTGGCGGAGTCGGCCCGCGAGGTGCTGACCCCGGAGGCCTACGGCTACGTCGCCGGTGGCGCGGGCTCGGGCGCCACGATGGCGGCCAACCGCGCGGCGTTCGACCGCTGGAAGCTCGTGCCGCGCATGCTCACCGACGCCACCGCGCGCGACACCTCGGCCACCGTCCTCGGCGCCGCGCTGCCCGCGCCGGTGCTGCTCGCGCCGGTGGGGGTGCAGTCGATCGTGCACCCGGACGCCGAACTGGCGACCGCGCGGGCCGCCGCGGCGCTGGGCCTGCCGATGATCCTGTCCACCGCCTCGTCGAAGACGATCGAAGAGGTGGCCGAGGCCTCCGGCGAGGGGCCACGCTGGTTCCAGCTGTACTGGCCCGCGGATTCGGACGTCACGGCCAGCATGCTGACCCGCGCGAAGGAGGCCGGCTACACCACGCTCGTCGTCACGCTCGACACGTGGACCCTGGCCTGGCGCCCGCGTGACCTGGACGCCGCCTACCTGCCGTTCCTCACGGGCGAGGGCCTGGCCACCCCGCTGTCCGACCCGGCCTTCCGCGCGCTGCTGGACAAGGCGCCCGAGGACGACATGCCCTCGGCCATCCTGCGGTGGGTGTCGCTGTTCACCGGCACCGACCACAGCTGGGACCAGCTGCCGTTCCTGCGGGAGCACTGGGACGGCCCGATCGTGCTCAAGGGCATCCAGCACGTCGACGACGCGCGGCGCGCGGTGGACGCCGGGGTGGACGGCATCGTGGTGTCCAACCACGGCGGCCGCCAGGTCGACGGCGCGATCGCGTCGCTGGAGGCGCTGCCGCCGATCGTCGGCGCGGTCGGCGACCGCGTCGAGGTGCTGTTCGACTCCGGCGTGCGGACCGGCGCGGACATCCTCAAGGCGCTGGCCCTGGGCGCGAAGGGCGTGCTCGTCGGACGGCCCTGGGTGTACGGGCTGGGACACGCGGGCGAGGACGGCGTGCGGCACGTGCTGCGCAGCCTGCTCGCGGACCTCGACATCAGCCTCGCCCTGACCGGTCACCGCTCGATCGGCGAGCTGGGCCCGGAGTCGCTGCAGCGGTCCTGA